CGACTTTAAAtcttaaaaactcatcaaatttaTCCTCAAAAGTTGCATCTAATCTATCTTTAAAAACAGTCATAGATaaatctattgtagatgctacttgttgttggatagattgtgttaCCTTTTCATTGTTTACCAAATTAGGAGCGAGTTTAGGAcgtggcccgggcttgatgatcacACCTTGACGAGTTCTAGTAGACGCCCTCATGAACGCCTCCTGTGTGAGCTCCttgatgtactcctccatgGACTTGCGGTCTTCCCCTTCGAAATCATAAAATGTGATAGGTATCACATTGGATGGCTCCACCTCCATCTTGGATGGCGGcttcgtcatggcgaagtcgaagttgagttgacgtTGAACGGATCTCCCtagcggagtcgccaaaaatcgtgttggcaactttttgtgacaagttgacaacgaCGATCAtagcaccttaagccttgcggtgatcctagagttgccaaccacctcgatctagcaaagagctaaacctagataggttttgacaaataaaccagctagcggagccgatttaagataactacccgtctcgtgggcaaaacggaaggttttcaggataaacctacaaagagatgtcgcactctcgcagcggctacggacggtttacggcacaaaccgacaaagatggacaaactaagagaaaactaaaagcaatatgaaaaacgattcgattgattgattgtagattggttttttacaatagaaccggccatgtcccttatataggggttggtcttgccctctacaggccctcctccacatccaactcggcgtagaaactaaaggaaacccgaaacatgccttcccgagcaagtaaacctcgagacccgatgaaacacagtcggactcggacctgccggtctgaccggccctctaccggcggtctgaccgcccaacacacggcggtcagaccggcccactcgaaggaaaccggtagacttccaaattttggcaatcttttctattttaatcgtaggtgccaaatttgggtgtaaacaagaggatgtgaaaaatttgaagtgggtGGGAGGGAAAGGAGAAAGGTTATTTTGCTGTGCGGTTCGCTTAAAAAGCCCacatgcgaaaatcgattttcccgtgcggtcctcttaaatcaaccgcacgggataacgAGGATTATCCCGTACGGTCCTCTTAAGACGCCCGTATGGGAAAATGCATTTTCTCGTGCGGGCGACAGCCCAGCACCGGTCTCcctattttcccgtgcggttccacttacggactgcatggaaacaaaaggggGCGGCGTCCAGAAAAATCTATCGTGTAGTAGTGTGTGCGCATGCACGCACATATTCTTTCTCTTATTAGCCAAAAGTAACaaacacttcttttttttactaaaaacaTGTACGCCTTATATTTGGCATGGAGTGCTATATCttaataatttattagggtTTGCAAATATTTTGGCATTTTACAGCGTTTTCTTAATATCCTATTGCCTGCATATTTTACAACATTAGCAATTTAAACATTCTTCGGGTACCTCAATTACTACCAGTTGAATACAGAGACGGGCACAAGATTTTAATGGTGGGTATTCAAAATTCGCATTATAATATGCCATTGATGAAAAATAAGTTGTATATCTTAAATTCTATGCTTATGCTTGGATAGACAACTACTCcttctatcccataatataagaagcGGTTAAAGTTGGTACAGTTTTTAAAACTAATCTTTAGCTtataatttcttatatattataaggtttgtagtaataaaattataaacCATATGAATaaatttaaatctcaatataatgatataattttttaacaaataaaattattttcacatTATACTAAGTGTTTATCAAATGTTTTAAAGGAAAAATCCTGAAATGAGTAAACGCCTCATATTATGGGATAGGGGGAGTATTTTCTAAAGGTGTTCAACTGAATACCCACGAGCCCCTTGGACCTGCCCGCCCCTGGTTGAATATCTGAATATTTTACACCGTTTTCTTAAATATCTGAATTAGATCAAATAAGCAGACCATGAAGGTTACTACTGCATCTGGACATCTCCTCTTGGTGTTGTTTGCTTCCATCTTCCACCCAGCCGTCAGCTCAATTTCAGGAAATGGAACAGATCGACTTGCATTGCTAGAATTCAAGAATGCAATCACTCACGATCCACAGAAATCCCTAATGTCTTGGAATGACAGCAATCACTTGTGCAGCTGGGAAGGTGTCTCGTGCAGCTCCAAGAATCCACCTCGTGTCACCTCTATTGATCTCAGCAACCAAAATCTTGCAGGCAACATTTCCCCTTCACTTGGCAACCTGACATTCCTCAAGCATCTGTCATTTGCGACGAACGAGTTCACCGGACGGATTCCTGAATCTCTCGGCCACCTGCGTCGTCTCCGATCACTCTACCTGAGCAACAACACGCTGCAGGGGATCATACCGAGCTTCGCCAACTGCTCCGATCTGAGGGTGCTATGGCTGGATCACAACGAGCTCACCGGAGGACTCCCCGACGGCCTGCCTCTTGGCCTCGAGGAATTGCAGGTCTCGTCGAACACTCTCGTCGGGACTATCCCTCCCTCGCTCGGCAACGTCACGACGCTGAGGATGCTTCGCTTCGCGTTCAACGGCATCGAGGGTGGCATCCCAGGCGAGCTCGCGGCGCTGCGCGAGATGGAGATACTGACCATCGGCGGCAACCGGTTGTCAGGTGGGTTTCCAGAGGCGATCATGAACATGTCGGTGCTCATTCGGCTCAGCCTCGAAACCAACCGCTTCAGCGGCAAGATGCCATCCGGCATTGGTACCTCGCTGCCTAATCTATGGCGGCTCTTCATTGGCGGCAACTTCTTCCAAGGGAATCTCCCTTCTTCCTTGGCAAATGCTTCGAATCTTGTTGATCTTGATATTTCTCAGAATAACTTTGTTGGGGTGGTGCCTGCTTTCATTGGCAAGCTTGCCAATCTTACATGGTTGAATCTTGAGATGAATCAGCTCCATGCTCGTAGCAAGCAAGATTGGGATTTCATGGATAGCTTAACCAACTGCACTCAGCTACAAGCATTATCTATGGCTGGGAATCAGCTGGAAGGACATTTACCAAATTCAGTAGGAAATTTTTCTGTTCAGCTTCAGCGTCTTTACTTGGGACAGAATCAATTATCAGGGAGTTTTCCTTCAGGCATTGAAAACCTTCCAAACCTGATAGTTTTTGGACTGGATTACAACAGGTTTACAGGTTCTGTGCCACCATGGCTCGGCGGATTGATAACATTGCAGGTACTAAGCTTGACTAACAACAATTTTACAGGGTATATTCCTTCCTCCCTTTCCAATTTGTCACATTTGGTAGAGCTTTATCTGCAATCAAATCAGTTGCTTGGAAACATACCTTCAAGCTTTGGAAAACTTCAGTTCCTTACAAGAATCGACATTTCTGATAACAGTCTTAATGGTAGTCTGCCAAAGCAGATCTTCAGGATTCCGACGATAGCAGAGGTTGGGTTCTCATTCAACAATCTCAGTGGAGAACTTCCTACAGAAGTAGGGTATGCCAAGCAACTCCGCAGTTTGCATCTCTCATCTAATAATCTGTCGGGAGATATTCCTAATACTTTGGGTAACTGTGAAAATTTGCAAGAAGTGGTGCTAGACCAGAATAATTTTGGTGGAAGTATTCCTGCTTCGcttggcaaattaattagccTGAAATCTCTCAACCTGTCACACAATATATTAAATGGTTCAATACCAGTGTCACTTGGTGATCTTGAGCTTCTTGAGCAGATAGATTTGTCGTTCAACCATCTTAGTGGTCAGGTCCCAACTAAAGGAATTTTCAAGAATTCAACTGCCACGCATATGGA
The nucleotide sequence above comes from Oryza glaberrima chromosome 11, OglaRS2, whole genome shotgun sequence. Encoded proteins:
- the LOC127754174 gene encoding putative receptor-like protein kinase At3g47110 codes for the protein MKVTTASGHLLLVLFASIFHPAVSSISGNGTDRLALLEFKNAITHDPQKSLMSWNDSNHLCSWEGVSCSSKNPPRVTSIDLSNQNLAGNISPSLGNLTFLKHLSFATNEFTGRIPESLGHLRRLRSLYLSNNTLQGIIPSFANCSDLRVLWLDHNELTGGLPDGLPLGLEELQVSSNTLVGTIPPSLGNVTTLRMLRFAFNGIEGGIPGELAALREMEILTIGGNRLSGGFPEAIMNMSVLIRLSLETNRFSGKMPSGIGTSLPNLWRLFIGGNFFQGNLPSSLANASNLVDLDISQNNFVGVVPAFIGKLANLTWLNLEMNQLHARSKQDWDFMDSLTNCTQLQALSMAGNQLEGHLPNSVGNFSVQLQRLYLGQNQLSGSFPSGIENLPNLIVFGLDYNRFTGSVPPWLGGLITLQVLSLTNNNFTGYIPSSLSNLSHLVELYLQSNQLLGNIPSSFGKLQFLTRIDISDNSLNGSLPKQIFRIPTIAEVGFSFNNLSGELPTEVGYAKQLRSLHLSSNNLSGDIPNTLGNCENLQEVVLDQNNFGGSIPASLGKLISLKSLNLSHNILNGSIPVSLGDLELLEQIDLSFNHLSGQVPTKGIFKNSTATHMDGNLGLCGGAPELHLPECPIVPSNKSKHKLYVTLKVVIPLASTVTLAIVILVIFIWKGKRREKSISLSSSGREFPKVSYRDLARATNGFSTSNLIGRGRYSSVYQGQLFHDINAVAIKVFSLETRGAQKSFIAECNALRNVRHRNLVPILTACSSIDSSGNDFKALVYKFMPRGDLHKLLYSNPNDERSSGICYISLAQRLSIAVDLSDALAYLHHSHQGTIIHCDLKPSNILLDDNMIAHVGDFGLARFRIDSRTSFGNSNSTINGTIGYVAPECAIGGQVSTAADVYSFGVVLLEIFIRRRPTDDMFKDGLTIAKYTEINIPDKMLQIVDPQLVQELGLSQEDPVRVDETATHCLLSVLNIGLCCTKSSPSERISMQEVATKLHRIRESYLR